The Flavobacteriales bacterium genome includes a region encoding these proteins:
- a CDS encoding GlmU family protein: protein MNIILFDNKNRNDLLPLVYTRPVCELRVGILTIREKWEKYLGDSPSYKTEEYLQTKFPLVSADDTVWIDASVLPNIEIVQAVKTLAQNQSIVDENNQLLACRGDIHDSENCERISIHTDRIRFPEDIFSKNGVELEKDFDLLTTGRKSKEISGSNRIIGNGRIFLEETASVEGAILNATSGSIYVGHHAEIMEGSIVRGGLALCEHAALKLGSKIYGPTTVGPHSKVGGEVINSVILGYSNKGHDGFLGNSVLGEWCNIGADSNNSNLKNNYAEVKLWDYTTERFRNTKLQFCGLIMADHSKCGINTMFNTGTVVGVSANIFGSGFPRNFVPSFAWGGSAGFSTYQLNKAFETADLVMKRRGIELDETEKNILKHVFEMSEKFRFWEK from the coding sequence ATGAACATAATACTTTTCGATAATAAAAACCGCAATGATTTGTTGCCTCTGGTTTACACCCGACCAGTATGCGAATTGCGGGTGGGTATTTTAACCATTCGCGAAAAATGGGAAAAGTACTTAGGTGACAGTCCGAGCTACAAAACCGAAGAGTATTTACAAACCAAATTTCCACTCGTTTCCGCTGACGACACTGTATGGATTGATGCATCTGTTTTGCCGAATATTGAAATAGTGCAAGCTGTAAAAACACTTGCACAAAACCAGTCTATTGTTGATGAAAACAATCAATTGTTGGCTTGTAGAGGAGATATACATGATTCGGAAAATTGTGAAAGAATCAGTATCCATACCGATCGAATCCGATTTCCCGAAGATATATTTTCGAAAAATGGGGTGGAACTCGAAAAAGATTTTGACCTATTAACTACAGGAAGAAAATCAAAAGAAATTTCGGGTTCAAACCGAATAATTGGAAACGGAAGAATTTTTTTGGAAGAAACAGCCTCTGTGGAGGGAGCCATTTTAAATGCCACTTCTGGCTCTATCTACGTTGGGCATCATGCCGAAATAATGGAAGGCAGCATTGTTCGTGGAGGTTTGGCTTTGTGTGAACATGCGGCACTCAAATTGGGTTCTAAAATTTATGGGCCTACCACCGTTGGACCTCACTCAAAAGTTGGCGGGGAGGTTATCAATTCTGTTATTTTAGGATATTCCAATAAAGGGCATGATGGATTTTTGGGAAATAGTGTTTTGGGTGAATGGTGCAATATCGGGGCAGACTCCAACAATTCTAACCTAAAAAATAATTATGCCGAGGTGAAACTTTGGGATTATACCACCGAGCGGTTTCGAAATACCAAACTACAGTTTTGTGGTTTGATTATGGCCGATCACAGCAAATGTGGCATCAATACGATGTTTAACACTGGAACTGTCGTTGGCGTTTCTGCCAATATTTTTGGGTCGGGTTTCCCAAGAAATTTTGTCCCTTCATTTGCATGGGGAGGCAGTGCTGGTTTTAGCACCTATCAGCTCAATAAAGCGTTTGAAACCGCCGATTTAGTAATGAAACGGAGAGGTATAGAATTAGACGAAACCGAAAAGAACATTTTAAAACATGTTTTTGAAATGTCCGAAAAATTTAGATTTTGGGAAAAGTAA
- a CDS encoding sulfatase-like hydrolase/transferase codes for MRAIFLFANFSAFQPISVSPLFSSFFYGFRLDIIPTTYVTCGVFLLTFFFKKPRIRILLLSVFGITTALLGIIDALYFSILKNHLSADIFWQLKGDNNISPMVYIQDYWPFFILFVAISVTFVLILRRINQVTNATQKFWHLAIFILCFFGLARGFQKKPYRSANVGQYLAEPYLSLAMNTPLYLLETYQNPINIPDFAKGIAPKYDFSQTLIDTLPINYNYVIIILESFGKEYTAFNHNWITSYTPNLDKLMDSSVCFTNAYANGLKSMDAVPAIFCGIPRLSNSPFINSPLSAKPANSILQELKKQGYTSLFFHGADNNSMGFQTFLTTNGLDFYFGKDEYDGGKSGIDGFWGIYDHAMFDFAQRQISVQKEPFIAGIFTLTSHHPYPIPDQFKNTFPKGNLDIHESIGYTDFALRSFLDSCKKQPWFDRTIFIITADHSAENTVHAFRTFSGKYEIPMLIYAPKILTPKVIDQTVSQIDIFPTVLSMNNRSVGYNLLGNDMLSMSERPVCHYDNQLYSITLGNWNLLMNDAKPLFLYDRKNDPNCVVNLLNEYPEKAKELEEMLKQKVANYHHYIKPNALQ; via the coding sequence TTGCGGGCTATCTTTTTGTTTGCCAATTTTAGTGCATTTCAACCCATTTCTGTTTCCCCTCTTTTTAGCTCTTTTTTCTATGGGTTTCGGCTCGACATTATACCAACGACCTATGTTACATGTGGCGTTTTTCTTCTGACATTCTTTTTTAAAAAACCGAGAATACGAATTCTTCTTTTGTCTGTTTTTGGAATAACAACAGCTCTTTTGGGCATTATTGATGCTTTGTATTTTTCTATTCTTAAAAACCATTTGAGTGCCGATATTTTTTGGCAATTGAAGGGAGACAACAATATTTCTCCAATGGTTTATATACAAGATTATTGGCCGTTTTTTATCTTATTCGTTGCTATTTCCGTAACTTTTGTCTTAATTCTTCGCCGCATAAACCAAGTTACAAATGCAACTCAAAAATTTTGGCACTTAGCAATATTCATTTTGTGCTTTTTTGGTTTGGCTCGCGGTTTTCAAAAAAAACCGTATCGATCCGCAAATGTTGGCCAATATCTTGCCGAACCCTATTTATCGCTCGCTATGAATACGCCGCTCTATCTTTTGGAGACCTATCAAAACCCCATTAATATTCCTGACTTTGCCAAAGGCATTGCTCCAAAATATGATTTCTCACAAACCCTAATCGACACGTTGCCAATTAATTATAACTACGTAATAATTATTTTAGAGAGTTTTGGTAAAGAATATACTGCATTTAATCATAACTGGATCACAAGCTACACCCCGAACCTTGACAAACTGATGGATAGCTCTGTATGTTTCACAAATGCTTATGCAAATGGATTAAAATCAATGGATGCTGTTCCAGCTATTTTTTGTGGAATTCCACGTCTCAGTAACTCGCCGTTTATCAACAGCCCACTATCTGCAAAACCGGCAAACTCTATTTTACAAGAATTAAAAAAGCAGGGTTACACCTCACTTTTTTTTCATGGAGCAGATAATAATTCGATGGGATTTCAAACCTTTTTAACAACCAACGGTCTTGATTTTTATTTTGGAAAAGATGAATATGACGGCGGCAAATCAGGCATTGACGGCTTTTGGGGTATCTATGACCATGCCATGTTTGATTTTGCTCAACGCCAAATCAGTGTACAAAAAGAACCATTTATTGCCGGAATATTTACGCTAACCAGTCATCACCCCTACCCCATTCCGGATCAATTCAAAAACACTTTTCCAAAAGGAAATCTCGATATTCATGAAAGTATTGGCTATACCGATTTTGCGTTGCGAAGTTTTCTTGACTCATGCAAAAAACAGCCGTGGTTTGACCGAACTATTTTTATTATTACTGCCGACCATAGTGCCGAAAACACTGTGCATGCTTTCCGCACCTTTTCTGGGAAGTATGAAATACCCATGCTGATTTATGCCCCTAAAATTTTAACCCCGAAGGTCATAGACCAAACCGTTTCGCAGATTGATATTTTTCCGACTGTTTTGAGCATGAACAACCGAAGTGTGGGCTACAACCTTCTTGGCAACGACATGCTTTCTATGTCGGAAAGACCTGTTTGTCACTATGATAATCAGTTGTATAGCATCACTTTGGGTAATTGGAATTTGCTAATGAACGATGCGAAACCATTATTTCTTTACGATAGAAAAAATGATCCAAATTGTGTGGTAAATCTACTGAATGAATACCCCGAAAAGGCTAAAGAATTGGAAGAAATGCTAAAACAAAAAGTGGCAAATTATCATCACTACATTAAGCCAAACGCCTTGCAATAA
- a CDS encoding type B 50S ribosomal protein L31 — translation MKQGVHPENYRMVVFKDMSNEHTFITKSTVDTKETIKWEDGNEYPLYKLEISNTSHPFFTGKMNFVDTAGRIDKFNKRYGKKK, via the coding sequence ATGAAGCAAGGTGTGCATCCTGAAAATTACAGAATGGTTGTGTTTAAAGACATGAGTAATGAGCATACATTCATTACAAAATCAACTGTTGATACCAAAGAAACAATTAAATGGGAAGACGGAAACGAATATCCTCTTTATAAATTGGAGATTTCTAACACCTCTCACCCTTTCTTTACCGGAAAAATGAACTTTGTTGATACCGCAGGTAGAATTGACAAGTTCAATAAACGATACGGAAAAAAGAAATAG